The following DNA comes from candidate division WOR-3 bacterium.
GAGGATCGTCGGCAAGTACTGTATTTATGCCGACCAGCACCGCACCCACCCGGCTTCTCAGAGAATGCACCCACCTTCGTGACGGTTCTGAGGTGATGTATTTTCCTTTGTATCCTGAGAGTTTGCCGTCTTCTGAAACGGCTATCTTCAGTATCACATAGGGCGTTTTCGTGGTGATGAATTTTTTGTAGATTCGATTAATCTCTTCTGCAGCGGCTGATAAGACGTTCGTCGTTACTTTAATATTGTTCTTCTTTAAAAACTCCATTCCTTTGCCGTTCACAGCAGGGTTCGGGTCGATCATTCCGATCACCACCCTTTTTATTCCCGCCCTGCAGATCGCATGCACACAGGGAGGGGTGTGGCCGGTACTGCAGCACGGTTCAAGATTCACGTAGAGTGTAGCATTCTTTGCCCTGGCTCCGGCGTCGGTGAGTGCGACCACCTCTGCATGCGCTTCACCTCTTCTTCTGTGGAACCCTGTTCCGACGATCCGATTGTTCTTTGTGATTACCGCACCGACCAGCGGATTGATACTGGTCCTGCCGCCGCCTTTTTTCGCCAGAGAAACAGCCCTTTGCATGAACATTATGTCATAGTCTTTTTGAATATCCGCCATTTCGGAAAGTATAATCGTGTAGATTCAGAAGTCAAGAGACCGTGATGAATAAGGAACAGAAGTGTGTCTTTAACAGATGCGGGGCAGGCCTTCGGCTTCGGTCTGGAGCAGGGGATGGATACCGCCGATCCTGGTTTTCAACCAGACTCCCGGAGGTTCATCCACCACTTCACCGATGATTGCGGCATTCTTGCCCAGGGGATGCG
Coding sequences within:
- the ribD gene encoding bifunctional diaminohydroxyphosphoribosylaminopyrimidine deaminase/5-amino-6-(5-phosphoribosylamino)uracil reductase RibD, translated to MADIQKDYDIMFMQRAVSLAKKGGGRTSINPLVGAVITKNNRIVGTGFHRRRGEAHAEVVALTDAGARAKNATLYVNLEPCCSTGHTPPCVHAICRAGIKRVVIGMIDPNPAVNGKGMEFLKKNNIKVTTNVLSAAAEEINRIYKKFITTKTPYVILKIAVSEDGKLSGYKGKYITSEPSRRWVHSLRSRVGAVLVGINTVLADDPLLTDRLVGRNNPARVVIDPHLRIPLNANFLKPGVKRFIITDSGNEPDKIKRLTEAGVNFIYLEGKEYSLKTILKRLTEAGINSILVEGGGKIFAQFFNEALYDEIFLFMAPHRIEKGLSISENLLQYVLSNYRKKEKSGEDLLYHVYRHN